From one Pseudactinotalea sp. HY158 genomic stretch:
- a CDS encoding ATP-dependent Clp protease proteolytic subunit — MRNFGNLQQHDRPGAFTTRAGAPGGLAPAPSSRYVLPQFEERTAYGFKRQDPYTKLFEDRIIFLGVQVDDASADDVMAQLLVLESQDPDGLITLYINSPGGSFTAMTAIYDTMQYIKPQIQTVCLGQAASAAAVLLAAGSPGKRLALPNARVLIHQPAMEGGYAQASDIEIHANEMIRMREWLEDTLARHTGRDVELVRNDIERDKILSAQASLEYGLVDQVLESRKTPELPSA; from the coding sequence GTGCGTAATTTCGGCAATCTTCAACAGCACGATCGGCCCGGCGCGTTCACCACCCGGGCCGGTGCTCCCGGTGGCCTCGCCCCCGCCCCGAGCTCACGGTACGTCCTGCCTCAGTTCGAGGAGCGGACGGCCTACGGCTTCAAGCGCCAGGACCCCTACACCAAACTCTTCGAGGACCGCATCATCTTCCTCGGGGTACAGGTGGACGACGCGTCCGCCGACGACGTCATGGCCCAGCTCCTCGTGCTCGAGAGCCAGGACCCGGACGGCCTCATCACCCTGTACATCAACTCACCCGGCGGCTCGTTCACCGCGATGACCGCGATCTACGACACGATGCAGTACATCAAGCCGCAGATCCAGACGGTCTGCCTCGGCCAGGCCGCCTCCGCCGCGGCCGTGCTGCTCGCCGCCGGCTCGCCCGGCAAGCGGCTCGCGCTACCGAACGCCCGCGTGCTCATCCACCAGCCCGCGATGGAGGGCGGCTACGCCCAGGCCTCGGACATCGAGATCCACGCGAACGAGATGATCCGGATGCGCGAATGGCTCGAGGACACCCTCGCCCGGCACACCGGCCGGGACGTGGAGCTCGTGCGCAACGACATCGAGCGCGACAAGATCCTCTCCGCCCAGGCCTCGCTCGAGTACGGCCTCGTGGACCAGGTGCTCGAGAGCCGCAAGACGCCGGAGCTGCCGTCGGCGTGA
- a CDS encoding ATP-dependent Clp protease proteolytic subunit, with the protein MSHTPDRITAAASEPSQSTLGDSIYNRLLKERIIWLGSEVRDENANQICAQMLLLAAEDPDKDISLYINSPGGSVTAGMAIYDTMQYVQPDVATFGMGMAASMGQFLLASGTKGKRFATPHARVMMHQPSGGIGGTATDIKINAELILHMKRTMAELTAEQTGKSVEQINKDADRDRWFTADEALEYGFIDHVIVHAAAMNQK; encoded by the coding sequence GTGAGTCACACACCCGATCGCATCACCGCCGCAGCGTCCGAGCCCTCGCAGTCGACGCTCGGCGACAGCATCTACAACCGCCTGCTCAAGGAGCGGATCATCTGGCTCGGTTCGGAGGTTCGCGACGAGAACGCCAACCAGATCTGCGCCCAGATGCTGCTGCTCGCGGCCGAGGACCCCGACAAGGACATCTCGCTGTACATCAACTCCCCGGGTGGCTCGGTCACGGCGGGCATGGCGATCTACGACACGATGCAGTACGTGCAGCCGGACGTGGCCACGTTCGGCATGGGGATGGCCGCCTCGATGGGCCAGTTCCTGCTCGCCTCGGGCACGAAGGGCAAGCGCTTCGCCACCCCGCACGCCCGGGTGATGATGCACCAGCCCTCCGGCGGCATCGGCGGCACCGCCACCGATATCAAGATCAACGCCGAGCTCATCCTGCACATGAAGCGCACGATGGCCGAACTCACGGCGGAGCAGACCGGCAAGTCCGTCGAACAGATCAACAAGGATGCCGACCGGGACCGCTGGTTCACGGCCGACGAGGCGCTCGAATACGGCTTCATCGACCACGTGATCGTCCACGCGGCCGCCATGAACCAGAAGTAA
- the tig gene encoding trigger factor, which yields MKSAVENIDPTRVKLTVEVPLEEIQTHVDQAYKDVAAQVNIPGFRRGKVPPRIIDQRVGRPAVLEQAVNAAMPDLYGQAVADADIKPIGRPSLDVTAVPGITEDANDLVFTVEVDTRPEFSLPELAEVTLTVDDAEVSEADIDDALNGQREHYATLVSVERAAADGDYVTIDMAASIDGEEIDTVAGVSYEIGSGNMLEGLDEALIGLEAGGSTTFEAPLAGGEHAGANAQIEVTVGAVKEQELPEADDDFAQTASEFDTIAELRESLRGQVADAKANNRAVQARDLLLEHLLGATDFPVPTGVIEDEVHSHLEGEGRLEDDEHRAEVTEEATKALRRQLVLDALSEQVEPQVGQQELVEYLLRMAQQSRQDPNEFIANADKNGQIPLFVAELTRNKALAIALRAVSVVDAAGEAVDLSAYIGSDEEDAAAAAAAGNFVDVTGDVEAAAEEAVVVEDDSNEDASDEDSEESKDA from the coding sequence GTGAAGAGCGCTGTCGAGAACATCGACCCGACCCGGGTCAAGCTGACCGTCGAGGTCCCGCTGGAGGAGATCCAGACCCACGTGGACCAGGCCTATAAGGACGTCGCGGCGCAGGTGAACATCCCCGGCTTCCGGCGCGGCAAGGTGCCCCCGCGCATCATCGACCAGCGCGTGGGCCGGCCCGCGGTGCTCGAGCAGGCCGTCAACGCGGCCATGCCCGACCTCTACGGCCAGGCCGTCGCCGACGCCGACATCAAGCCGATCGGCCGCCCCTCCCTCGACGTCACCGCCGTGCCCGGCATCACCGAGGACGCGAACGACCTCGTGTTCACCGTCGAGGTCGACACCCGCCCCGAGTTCAGCCTCCCCGAGCTCGCGGAGGTCACGCTCACCGTCGATGACGCCGAGGTGAGCGAGGCCGACATCGACGACGCCCTCAACGGCCAGCGCGAGCACTACGCCACCCTCGTGAGCGTCGAGCGGGCCGCCGCCGACGGCGACTACGTCACGATCGACATGGCCGCGAGCATCGACGGCGAGGAGATCGACACGGTCGCGGGCGTCTCCTACGAGATCGGCTCGGGCAACATGCTCGAGGGGCTCGACGAGGCCCTCATCGGCCTCGAGGCCGGCGGCAGCACGACGTTCGAGGCCCCGCTCGCCGGCGGCGAGCACGCCGGCGCGAACGCCCAGATCGAGGTGACCGTCGGCGCCGTCAAGGAGCAGGAGCTGCCCGAGGCGGACGACGACTTCGCCCAGACCGCCTCGGAGTTCGACACGATCGCCGAGCTGCGCGAGAGCCTGCGCGGGCAGGTGGCCGACGCCAAGGCGAACAACCGCGCCGTGCAGGCCCGCGACCTGCTCCTCGAGCACCTCCTCGGGGCCACCGACTTCCCGGTGCCCACCGGAGTGATCGAGGACGAGGTGCACAGTCACCTCGAGGGCGAGGGCCGCCTGGAGGACGACGAGCACCGCGCCGAGGTGACCGAGGAGGCCACGAAGGCCCTGCGCCGTCAGCTCGTGCTCGACGCCCTGAGCGAGCAGGTCGAGCCGCAGGTCGGCCAGCAGGAGCTCGTGGAGTACCTGCTGCGCATGGCCCAGCAGTCCCGCCAGGACCCGAACGAGTTCATCGCCAACGCCGACAAGAACGGTCAGATCCCGCTGTTCGTGGCCGAGCTGACCCGCAACAAGGCGCTCGCGATCGCGCTGCGCGCGGTGAGCGTCGTCGACGCCGCCGGCGAGGCCGTCGACCTGAGCGCCTACATCGGCTCGGACGAGGAGGACGCCGCCGCGGCGGCGGCCGCCGGGAACTTCGTCGATGTGACCGGTGACGTCGAGGCGGCGGCCGAGGAGGCCGTCGTCGTCGAGGACGACTCGAACGAGGACGCCTCGGATGAGGACTCGGAGGAGTCCAAGGACGCCTGA
- a CDS encoding cation:dicarboxylate symporter family transporter, with the protein MSIAAVAEGNAGRLKKRPFYTSLFFQLIAAVVLGISIGHLFPDLGQQLRPLGDGFIRLIKMIIAPLIFLVIVTGISAVGDVKSVGRVGVKALLYFTVATGFALTFGLIVANIAQPGAGMDIDPATLDSSALDGVTGQAQSGAEFVLGVIPVSVLGAFAENNLLQVLFFAVFFGAAVVVIGQKKCAPVLTLFETILEVVFRIMAWVMRVAPIGALGAMAFIIGQYGIETLGTFGKLILACYAAALVFMGLLFVVAWTLARVPLWQFIKYTREEFLLALGTASTEAVMPRIMTKLTNAGCSRATVGLVVPTGYSFNLDGAAIYLSISLLFLAQAFGHDLTLGQQIAALGILLLTSKGMAGVPGSSFLALSATAAALGIFPVAGVALLLGADRIMDSMRVSVNLLGNCVATFVVAAWEKQLDRDMMRRAFAGEITNEASAIILDAEEEFEEDEAIRAEQGLPSAPRWTGAPSVETSVEPGVEAGAGIGAEPVGARSGR; encoded by the coding sequence GTGTCCATCGCTGCTGTGGCCGAGGGCAACGCCGGCCGGCTCAAGAAACGGCCGTTCTACACCTCGCTGTTCTTCCAACTCATCGCCGCCGTCGTCCTCGGCATCTCGATCGGACACCTGTTCCCCGATCTGGGCCAGCAGCTGCGGCCCCTGGGCGACGGCTTCATCCGGCTGATCAAGATGATCATCGCCCCGCTCATCTTCCTCGTCATCGTCACCGGCATCTCGGCGGTGGGGGACGTCAAGTCCGTCGGCCGGGTCGGCGTCAAGGCGCTGCTGTACTTCACCGTCGCCACCGGCTTCGCGCTGACGTTCGGCCTCATCGTGGCCAATATCGCCCAGCCGGGTGCGGGCATGGACATCGACCCCGCCACCCTCGACTCCTCGGCGCTCGACGGCGTGACCGGCCAGGCCCAGTCCGGCGCGGAGTTCGTGCTCGGGGTCATCCCGGTGAGCGTGCTCGGCGCCTTCGCGGAGAACAACCTGCTCCAGGTGCTGTTCTTCGCGGTGTTCTTCGGTGCGGCGGTCGTGGTCATCGGGCAGAAGAAGTGCGCCCCGGTGCTCACCCTCTTCGAGACCATCCTCGAGGTCGTCTTCCGGATCATGGCCTGGGTCATGCGGGTCGCCCCGATCGGGGCGCTCGGCGCGATGGCCTTCATCATCGGCCAGTACGGCATCGAGACCCTCGGCACGTTCGGCAAGCTCATCCTCGCCTGCTACGCGGCCGCGCTCGTGTTCATGGGCCTGCTCTTCGTGGTCGCCTGGACCTTGGCGCGGGTGCCGTTGTGGCAGTTCATCAAGTACACCCGCGAGGAATTCCTGCTCGCGCTGGGCACGGCCTCGACCGAGGCGGTCATGCCGCGGATCATGACGAAGCTGACCAACGCGGGCTGCTCGCGGGCCACGGTCGGGCTCGTGGTGCCGACGGGCTACAGCTTCAACCTCGACGGTGCCGCGATCTACCTGTCGATCTCACTGCTCTTCCTGGCCCAGGCCTTCGGTCACGACCTGACCCTCGGCCAGCAGATCGCCGCCCTGGGGATCCTGCTCCTCACCTCCAAGGGGATGGCCGGCGTGCCGGGGTCGAGCTTCCTCGCCCTGTCCGCGACGGCCGCCGCGCTCGGGATCTTCCCCGTCGCCGGTGTCGCGCTCCTGCTCGGGGCCGACCGGATCATGGATTCGATGCGGGTGAGCGTCAACCTGCTCGGCAACTGCGTCGCCACCTTCGTCGTGGCAGCGTGGGAGAAGCAGCTCGACCGCGACATGATGCGTCGCGCATTCGCCGGAGAGATCACGAACGAGGCCTCCGCCATCATCCTCGACGCCGAGGAGGAGTTCGAGGAGGACGAGGCGATCCGCGCGGAGCAGGGACTGCCCTCCGCCCCCCGCTGGACGGGTGCCCCCAGCGTAGAGACCAGCGTCGAGCCCGGTGTCGAGGCCGGCGCGGGCATCGGGGCCGAACCGGTCGGCGCGCGATCCGGCCGGTAG
- a CDS encoding ABC transporter substrate-binding protein, which produces MTHPIDRRIFLAGLVGGAATVGLAACGAPPLTVPERAATGAAVPGATMRIARPAASAAETLDPASALSAYEYLGAIYNRVVRLDRNGETVPDLATEWSSNADATTWTFQLRPGVRFHDGRPLTARDVRYTFGHILDPDTGSPQAGPLALVDSMDAVDATTIRFNLSTPNAEFPSLLTAYQCYVIPEDSAGEIGRTGIGTGPFVLESYEPAGAGKVRANEDYFDGRPVLDAIEFFSIQDTSARVNALLARQVDLLSQTNLDNATARVVAGSPGTTVARVENAQWYTIPMLATSEEFSDPKMREAMKLAYDPRRVLATALQGTGTPGWDNPVPPQMAAFTEVEREYDPDKARALLKEIGREDFRTKIYTSAYEPNFTAIATSFAHQVREAGIRLDITNVSADSYYTQIWMAQPLMVSYWFTGRPIDQLLNQVFRTGSSYNESAWSNPQFDDLLDAARADTNDATRLAKYQDAQRLIVADGADLTPVFGDRLVGLSTNVVNYDEYGFEFDYLTIGLREER; this is translated from the coding sequence GTGACCCATCCGATCGACCGCCGCATCTTCCTGGCGGGACTCGTCGGCGGTGCCGCCACCGTGGGCCTGGCCGCCTGCGGGGCTCCCCCACTCACCGTGCCCGAGCGGGCCGCGACCGGCGCCGCGGTTCCCGGCGCGACGATGCGCATCGCCCGCCCCGCCGCCAGCGCCGCCGAGACCCTCGATCCCGCGAGCGCGCTCTCCGCCTACGAATACCTCGGGGCCATCTACAACCGCGTGGTCCGACTCGACCGCAACGGCGAGACCGTGCCGGACCTCGCGACCGAATGGTCGAGCAACGCCGACGCCACGACGTGGACCTTCCAGCTGCGCCCCGGGGTGCGCTTCCACGACGGCCGCCCGCTCACCGCCCGCGACGTGCGCTACACGTTCGGGCACATCCTCGATCCCGACACGGGCTCGCCCCAGGCCGGCCCGCTCGCGCTCGTCGACTCGATGGACGCGGTCGATGCGACGACGATCCGGTTCAACCTGTCGACCCCGAACGCCGAGTTCCCCTCCCTGCTCACCGCCTACCAGTGCTATGTCATCCCCGAGGACTCCGCGGGCGAGATCGGCCGGACCGGCATCGGCACCGGGCCCTTCGTGCTCGAGTCCTACGAGCCCGCCGGCGCCGGCAAGGTGCGCGCGAACGAGGACTACTTCGACGGCCGCCCCGTCCTCGACGCCATCGAGTTCTTCTCCATCCAGGACACCTCCGCCCGGGTGAACGCGCTGCTCGCCCGCCAGGTCGACCTGCTCAGCCAGACGAACCTCGACAACGCGACCGCCCGGGTCGTGGCCGGCTCCCCCGGCACGACCGTGGCCCGGGTCGAGAACGCGCAGTGGTACACGATCCCGATGCTCGCCACGAGCGAGGAGTTCTCCGACCCGAAGATGCGCGAGGCGATGAAGCTCGCCTACGACCCCCGCCGGGTGCTCGCCACCGCCCTGCAGGGCACCGGCACCCCCGGCTGGGACAACCCCGTGCCGCCGCAGATGGCCGCCTTCACCGAGGTCGAGCGCGAATACGACCCGGACAAGGCCCGCGCGCTGCTCAAGGAGATCGGCCGGGAGGACTTCCGCACGAAGATCTACACCTCCGCCTACGAGCCGAACTTCACGGCGATCGCCACCTCCTTCGCCCACCAGGTCCGCGAGGCCGGGATCCGCCTCGACATCACGAACGTCTCGGCCGACTCCTACTACACCCAGATCTGGATGGCGCAGCCCCTCATGGTGAGCTACTGGTTCACGGGCCGCCCGATCGACCAGCTCCTCAACCAGGTCTTCCGCACCGGGTCGAGCTACAACGAGTCCGCCTGGTCGAATCCGCAGTTCGACGACCTGCTCGACGCCGCCCGCGCCGACACCAACGACGCCACCCGGCTCGCCAAGTACCAGGACGCCCAGCGGCTCATCGTGGCCGACGGCGCCGACCTCACCCCGGTCTTCGGCGACCGGCTCGTGGGACTGTCGACCAACGTCGTCAACTACGACGAGTACGGCTTCGAATTCGACTATCTGACCATCGGCCTGAGGGAGGAACGATGA
- a CDS encoding ABC transporter permease: MTRLVLTRLATGIITLFLTAFFVFFAVQALPGDVAAQLLGQDATPEALEAMRARLGLDQGVWVRFADWIAGAVRGDFGTSLVSGEPVAAGVWSAFANTLIIALPAIIVGVAGSIWLGIRAAARRGRATDSTISVLALLGMSIPEFVVATVLVLLLAILLPIFPAVVVQGPSASFGELAPAAILPAVTLIISMAAYIIRAMRSSAIDGLATEYATLSTLKGVPRRRVLWRHVAPTAVLPVLPIASINVAWLLGGVVVVESVFNYPGLGKLMLDSVSTRDLPVLQAIAILSALVYVVANLIADLTALTVDPRLRTYGRRARGGDTPTPGGPPGHVDAPTPHAPSGRPDQEVTA; this comes from the coding sequence ATGACCCGGCTCGTGCTCACCCGGCTCGCGACCGGGATCATCACGCTCTTCCTCACCGCGTTCTTCGTGTTCTTCGCGGTGCAGGCCCTCCCCGGCGACGTGGCCGCCCAGCTCCTCGGCCAGGACGCGACCCCCGAGGCCCTCGAGGCGATGCGCGCCCGGCTCGGCCTCGACCAGGGGGTCTGGGTGCGCTTCGCCGACTGGATCGCCGGCGCCGTCCGCGGCGACTTCGGCACCTCGCTCGTCTCCGGCGAGCCCGTCGCCGCCGGCGTCTGGTCCGCGTTCGCCAACACCCTGATCATCGCCCTGCCCGCAATCATCGTCGGGGTGGCCGGCTCGATCTGGCTCGGGATCCGGGCCGCCGCGCGCCGCGGCCGGGCCACCGACTCGACGATCTCCGTGCTCGCGCTGCTCGGCATGAGCATCCCGGAGTTCGTCGTCGCCACGGTGCTCGTGCTGCTGCTGGCGATCCTCCTGCCGATCTTCCCGGCCGTGGTCGTGCAGGGCCCCTCGGCATCCTTCGGCGAGCTGGCACCGGCCGCGATCCTGCCGGCCGTCACGCTCATCATCTCGATGGCGGCCTACATCATCCGCGCGATGCGCTCCTCCGCCATCGACGGTCTCGCGACCGAATACGCGACCCTGTCGACCCTCAAGGGCGTGCCCCGGCGGCGCGTGCTGTGGCGGCACGTCGCCCCGACCGCCGTGCTGCCCGTGCTGCCGATCGCCTCGATCAACGTGGCCTGGCTCCTCGGCGGCGTCGTCGTGGTCGAGTCCGTATTCAACTATCCCGGCCTCGGCAAGCTCATGCTCGACTCCGTGTCCACCCGTGACCTGCCCGTGCTGCAGGCGATCGCCATCCTCTCCGCACTCGTCTACGTGGTGGCCAACCTCATCGCCGATCTGACCGCCCTGACCGTCGATCCCCGCCTGCGCACGTACGGACGGCGCGCGCGGGGCGGGGACACGCCGACGCCGGGCGGCCCGCCCGGCCACGTCGACGCACCGACCCCGCACGCCCCCTCCGGGCGGCCCGACCAGGAGGTGACGGCATGA
- a CDS encoding ABC transporter permease, translating to MTAPTAPTGAPRPHVLRRALHAFRADLDRSTRIGLVLVAITVLVALAAPLLAPYDPVATDAENALAGAGWDHWLGTDAYGRDVLSRLLLGGRFALTVALLATVCAVVLGTIIGTIAAFYGRWVDSVISRLLDSILAVPAVLALLLIVSVFGNSIPVLVLAISVVYVPAVALVIRGATRPVLTSDYVRAARARGERAPSIIFREVLPNILDVVLVEFAMRASWVVLLVSTLSFLGFGVNPPAPDWGLMIQENRTALTVAPAGTLAPIVALAALVVGLNLAADGLGKYFGVDRAQRGVQS from the coding sequence ATGACCGCTCCCACCGCCCCCACCGGGGCACCCCGCCCCCACGTCCTGCGCCGCGCACTGCACGCGTTCCGCGCGGATCTGGACCGCTCCACCCGAATCGGGCTCGTGCTCGTGGCGATCACCGTGCTCGTCGCCCTGGCCGCCCCGTTGCTCGCCCCGTACGACCCGGTGGCGACCGACGCCGAGAACGCCCTGGCGGGCGCCGGTTGGGACCACTGGCTCGGTACCGACGCCTACGGCCGGGACGTGCTGTCCCGGCTGTTGCTCGGCGGCCGGTTCGCGCTGACCGTCGCGCTGCTGGCAACTGTCTGCGCGGTGGTGCTCGGCACGATCATCGGCACGATCGCGGCGTTCTACGGCCGCTGGGTCGACAGCGTCATCAGCCGCCTGCTCGACTCGATCCTCGCCGTTCCCGCCGTGCTCGCCCTGCTGCTCATCGTCTCCGTGTTCGGAAACTCCATCCCCGTGCTCGTGCTGGCGATCTCGGTGGTCTACGTGCCGGCCGTGGCGCTCGTCATCCGCGGCGCGACCCGGCCCGTACTCACGAGCGACTACGTTCGTGCCGCCCGCGCCCGAGGCGAGCGGGCGCCGTCCATCATCTTCCGGGAGGTCCTGCCGAATATCCTCGACGTCGTGCTCGTGGAGTTCGCGATGCGCGCCTCATGGGTCGTGCTGCTCGTCTCGACCCTGTCGTTCCTCGGCTTCGGCGTGAACCCTCCCGCGCCGGACTGGGGCCTGATGATCCAGGAGAACCGCACCGCCCTGACCGTGGCGCCGGCCGGAACGCTCGCCCCGATCGTCGCGCTCGCGGCGCTCGTGGTCGGGCTCAACCTGGCCGCCGACGGGCTCGGCAAGTACTTCGGAGTGGACCGGGCCCAGCGAGGAGTGCAGTCATGA
- a CDS encoding ABC transporter ATP-binding protein, whose translation MTVTTDLTARISGLTISYAAGTGRVRVVDDLSLDLRAGRTLGLVGESGSGKSTVADTLLGHLRPGSAIDSGTVEVQGRDVFALAPRDLRALRGRTVALVPQNAGHSLTPSMRIGEQIREALAVHGLPAGDDRVHELLARVRLPSPAQLARRYPHELSGGQQQRVTIAMAIAPGPKVLVLDEPTTALDVITQAAVLALVADLRDELGMAVLIVSHDLGVVSAVSDEVVVMRTGADVEHGPTSQVLTAPRADYTRELLAAAPRIEGTEPPPLLDLGADVVLACEGVDIRYPHAPRRAVTDFGVQVRHSETVALVGESGSGKSTVATALAGLVRIEAGRMTLRDADGASHDLGGPVARRPRAVRRGVQMVFQNADLALNPRRSVADAIARPLTVFGILSRNQRRAEVEQLLIEVGLGPEFAPRLPGQLSGGQRQRVGIARALAARPSLLIADEPTTALDVSVQAEVLDLLDELRERRGLACLFISHDLAVVRRLAHRIVVMNSGHIVESAPTSELFADPRHPYTRTLLDSVVEPGQARLPDDDVEHRRFQIDGSAQLRRVGPDHVVRMDEGVNA comes from the coding sequence ATGACCGTCACCACCGATCTCACCGCCCGGATCAGCGGGCTGACCATCTCCTACGCCGCCGGCACCGGCCGGGTGCGCGTCGTCGACGACCTCTCCCTCGACCTGAGGGCCGGGCGCACGCTCGGCCTCGTGGGCGAGTCCGGCTCCGGCAAGTCCACCGTGGCCGACACACTGCTCGGCCACCTGCGGCCCGGCTCGGCGATCGACTCGGGAACCGTCGAGGTGCAGGGGCGGGACGTGTTCGCCCTCGCCCCGCGGGACCTGCGCGCACTGCGGGGGCGCACGGTCGCCCTCGTGCCGCAGAACGCCGGGCACTCCCTCACACCGTCCATGCGGATCGGTGAACAGATCCGCGAGGCGCTGGCCGTGCACGGGCTGCCCGCAGGAGACGACCGGGTGCACGAGCTGCTCGCCAGGGTCCGCCTACCCTCGCCCGCGCAGCTCGCCCGGCGCTATCCGCACGAACTCTCCGGTGGGCAGCAGCAGCGCGTGACGATCGCCATGGCGATCGCACCGGGCCCGAAGGTGCTCGTGCTCGACGAGCCCACCACCGCCCTGGACGTCATCACCCAGGCCGCGGTGCTCGCGCTCGTGGCCGACCTGCGCGACGAGCTCGGGATGGCGGTGCTCATCGTCAGCCACGACCTCGGCGTGGTCTCGGCCGTGAGCGACGAGGTCGTCGTCATGCGCACCGGAGCGGACGTCGAGCACGGCCCGACCTCCCAGGTACTCACCGCGCCGCGGGCCGACTACACCCGCGAGCTGCTGGCCGCCGCGCCCCGCATCGAGGGCACGGAGCCGCCGCCCCTGCTCGACCTCGGCGCCGACGTGGTGCTCGCCTGCGAGGGCGTGGACATCCGCTACCCGCATGCCCCGCGCCGGGCGGTGACCGACTTCGGAGTGCAGGTGCGCCATTCGGAGACGGTCGCGCTCGTGGGTGAGTCCGGATCGGGCAAGTCGACCGTGGCCACGGCGCTGGCCGGACTCGTGCGGATCGAGGCCGGCCGGATGACCCTGCGGGACGCCGACGGCGCCTCCCACGACCTGGGCGGACCGGTCGCGCGCCGGCCGCGCGCGGTCCGCCGCGGCGTCCAGATGGTGTTCCAGAACGCCGACCTGGCCCTCAACCCGCGCAGGTCCGTCGCCGATGCCATCGCCCGCCCGCTCACAGTGTTCGGCATCCTCTCCCGCAACCAGCGGCGCGCCGAGGTGGAGCAGCTTCTGATCGAAGTGGGGCTCGGGCCAGAATTCGCGCCGCGCCTGCCGGGTCAGCTCTCGGGCGGGCAGCGCCAGCGCGTCGGTATCGCGCGCGCGCTCGCCGCCCGCCCGAGCCTGCTCATCGCCGATGAGCCGACCACCGCCCTGGACGTGTCCGTGCAGGCCGAGGTGCTCGACCTGCTCGACGAACTCCGGGAGCGGCGCGGCCTCGCGTGCCTGTTCATCAGCCACGACCTGGCCGTCGTGCGCCGCCTCGCCCACCGGATCGTGGTGATGAACTCCGGCCACATCGTGGAATCGGCACCGACGTCCGAGCTGTTCGCCGATCCGCGCCACCCCTACACGCGCACGCTGCTCGACTCCGTGGTCGAGCCTGGGCAGGCGCGCCTCCCCGACGACGATGTCGAACACCGTCGTTTCCAGATCGACGGGTCCGCGCAGCTACGCCGCGTGGGACCCGACCACGTTGTTCGCATGGACGAAGGAGTGAACGCCTGA